CTCGAATAACTCCTCGCACTTCGCAATGAGCTCCTCCTGTGGAAACTCGACGAGCGTACGTTCCTCCCCCGGTCGCCGGGCCCGGACCCCCGCGGGCTCGGATGGCGCGTCCGCACTTGCCATGGTTCTACTTAACCTCCGACCCCATCGTTTCCTGTCCAGTGCAGAACCACGGTCCTCCATAGAGATGGAGGTCGAGGCCAGGGATTTCCGCTGGAGTCATAGCGTGGATTTCGGTCCGCCTCAGTCGCAGGGCGAGTATCCGCAGTCTCCGCAGAGGACGCAGCCGTTCATGTGGAGGAGGAGAGCACCGCACTCGGGGCAGCGCGATGCGGCGGCCGGCGAGGTGCTCTCCTTGCGCACTGTGTCCGAGGAGCGGTCCCGCATGGTCTGCAAGCACCATCGGATTACGATGGCGGGTGGGCGCTAAAAGGCGAGGCGGGGGGATGGGCGAAAGTGGTTTTGTCCCCGGAGGAGCGAACCTTCTTGTGTCGCGAACCCTTCGTCGTCCCCGATGGACCTCCCGGACGAGCTCGCGGCCCTCCAGCGATTCCACGGCCATCTGGGGATCTACGTCACCCTGGGCCTGCGGATGGGGGCGATCGGCCAGCGGACCTTGGGAGGCTACAAGGGCCTCCAGGCCACCGTGCGGACGGTACCCAAGCCGCCGATGATGTGCGTGGTCGACGGCGTCCAGTTCGCGAGTGCCTGCACGATGGGCAAGGGCAACATCGCGATCGAGGCGGCGCAGGAACCCGGCGTCACGTTCGAGAAGGAGGGCCGTCGGATCACGATTTCATTGAAACCCGGGCTGAATCGGCTCATCCAAGGCGAGATGTCCCACGACCGGGAGATCGAGCGGTCCGTGCACTACTACGAAGCGCCCGAGGCCGAGCTCTTCGACGTCAGGGAAGGCTGACGGCCTACCACCCGGCGACGGCCCAATCCGCCGCGGACGGGAGGCGGATCCAGTAGCCGACCCCCGCCACGATCGGCGTCGTGTCTCCCAGGATCTTCAGGTGGTAGGCATCGTTGGGATCGAACCCCTCGACCAGGTTGGCCCCGGTGGCCGCTCGGAGCGAGCCGACGGTCCCGTTCCCCCGGAAGCCGGGGAGCGCGATCAGGTTCCAGCCCGCGCAGAGATGGAGGCGCACCTCCGCTTGGGCAACGCCTAGGACAAGCAGATTCCCGGGCCCGGTCGCCTTGAACCAGAAGCCGCGTCCGGCGGCCAAGGGTAGCGTCGCGCCGCCCGCGGGTGTCGCCCGCGTCCATCCGAAGCCGCTCGAGCACGCGTCGTATGTCCATGCCTCGGACCAGCCCACACTTCCTGCGAGTGCGGCCACGGAGGTGGTTCCCAGGGTCACGGGCATGCCCAGGATGTTGAGCCCGGAGACCACGGGCGTCCAGACCTTGGCGGCGATGGCCGGGCTGAG
This genomic stretch from Thermoplasmata archaeon harbors:
- a CDS encoding formylmethanofuran dehydrogenase subunit E family protein is translated as MDLPDELAALQRFHGHLGIYVTLGLRMGAIGQRTLGGYKGLQATVRTVPKPPMMCVVDGVQFASACTMGKGNIAIEAAQEPGVTFEKEGRRITISLKPGLNRLIQGEMSHDREIERSVHYYEAPEAELFDVREG